The Stackebrandtia nassauensis DSM 44728 genome includes the window CGGTTTCGCCGAGCGCGTGCCCGGCGTCGGCCAGCCCCCACAGCGCCTCGGCCTCGTACCGGGTACCCGCCAGCCCGGTCTCGTCGAGCATCGCGGTCGCACGCTCGTAGCAGTCGCGTGCCTCGGTGGGCCGGTCGGCCAGCTGGTACACGCGGCCGAGCGAGATCATGCCCTCCACCCGGCCTCGTGGCCGTCCCGAGTCCTGCGCGAACGCCAGGACCTTGCGCATCGCCTCGATGGCGGCGTCGTGCCGACCCGACTCCGCGTGCACATGGCCGAGATGTGAGGTGGCCGAGCCCTCCAGCGCGCGGTCGCCGGTCTCGGCGGCGATGGCCACCGCGCGGTCGAGATGGTCGGTGGCCTGGTCGAGTTCGCCCATCCACCAGTACATCGTGCCCACACCGACCAGGATCCAGCCTTCCCGTACCCGCCAGCCCTGCTCGCGTGAGATCGACATGGCGACCTCGAGGTGTCGCAGCGCCTCGTCGTGCTTGCCGGCGACCCGCATCAGCTCGGCGGCGCCGGTGGAGATGAAGAAGCGCAGATCCGGTTTGGTGACCCATTTCCTGGCCTTGATCCCGAGCTCATGGAGGTCGGCCATGGGCCCGGCGGAACCGCGGATCACCAGTACCGGGCCCAGAACCGTCACCGTGGTCGCGGTGAAGTCCGGGTCGTCGGTGGCGCCGCCGCCGATGGCCGCCCGGCAGATGGCCAGCAGGTTCGCCGTGTCCGCCATCGCCCACGCGTAAGCCGACTTGGCGTCCTCGAATCGGACGCCGTGCCGGACGAACTCCTCGGGCACCAGCCCGAGGCGATTGCGCATGCCCGGCTCGCACACCCCCAGCATGTTCCGTACGGTCCCCAGATAGAACCGGCGTTCCCGTTCGACGCTCGCTCGTCGTTCCGCCGCCGACTCCTCGGCGGTGACCCGCTCCCGCGCGAACAACCGCATCAGGTCATGCGTGCGGTAGCGACCCGGACCGGCGGGCTCGACCAGGTGCGTGGCGGTCAGTTCGGCCAGTGATCGCTCGGCGTCCGGTTCGTCCAGCTCGGCCAGTGCCGCGACGTGCCGGGTGGTGAAGTCCGGACCGTCGTGCAGACCCAGCAGCCGGAACACCCGCGCGGCGGATGCGGAGTCCTCGCACAGCTGCCGGTAGCCCACCGCGAAGCTGGAGCGGATCGCCAGGTCGTCGACCTCCAGTTCGGACAGCCGACGGGTCTCGTCGGCCAGTTCGTCGGCCAGCGACGCGACCGACCACCGGGGACGCGCCACCAGTCGGGCCGCGCAGATCCGAAGCGCCAGCGGCATTCCGCCGCACCAGCCGAGCAGCCGTCGCACCGCCTCGGGTTCGGCGGCCACCCGGTCCGTCCCCACCAGGCGTTCCAGCAGCGTGACCGCGTCGGCGTCCGACAGTCCGTCCAGGGCCCGGTTCACCGATCCATCCAGTGTGGATAGCGTTCGTCTGCTGGTGATCAGCACCGCGCACCGCGGTTCCGAGGGCAGCAGCGGACGCACCTGGCCGCTGTCGCGGGCATCGTCCAAGAGGAACAGCATCCGTTTGCCGTTGGTGGCGGTGCGCAGCCGGTTCGCCAGTTCCGCGACCTCGCTGATCCCGTCGTCGCCGCCGACTCCGAGTGAGCGCAGGAACCGTCGCAGCACTTCGGCCGGTTCCAGCGGTTCCGCGTTCGGGGTGGCGCCCTGCAGGTTCACGTAGAGCTGTCCGTCGGGGAACCGTTCGCGCACCAGGTGTCCCAGGTGGATCGCCAGTGCCGACTTGCCGACTCCGCCGCCGCCGTTGATGGACGAGATCACCAGCGGCGTCATCGAATCGGTGACCAGCAGCTCGGTCAGTTCGGAGACCTCGGCCTCGCGTCCGGTGAAGGTGGCGATGTCGCGGGGCAGCTCGGCGGGACCGGACCGGGTGGCCGACGGCGGGTCGAGGGCCGGATCGGAGTTGAGGATGGCCTTCTCCAGCTCCCGCAGTCTCGGGGCCGGATCCAGGCCGAGCTGTTCGGCGAACAGCTCGCGTCCAGCGCGGAACATCTCCAGTGCCTCGGACCGCCGTCCGCAGCGGTACAGCGCCACCATCAGGTGGGCGCGCAGGTTCTCGCGCAACGGGTACCGCTCCACCAGCTCGGTCAGTTCGGCCAGCACCTCTTCGTGGTTGCCGAGGTCGAGTTCGACGCCGTGGCGCTGCTCGGTGGCGTCCAGGTACAGCTGGTCGAGGCGGGCGGCCTCGTCGCGCAGGATTCCACAGTCGACCAGATCGCCGAACGCCGGCCCGCGCCACAGTTTCAGCGCCTCGGTGAAACAGCGGGCCGCGATCACGGGGTCGCGGGAACGCTGGGCCGCGAAGCCGTCGGCGCACAACCGCTCGAACCCGAAGCTGTCTACTTCGGACGGATCGGCGCGCAGCCGGTATCCGCCGTCGTCGTAGGTGATGCGGTTCGCGTCCCCGAGCAGCCTCCGGAGCTGATGGATGTGCCAGCGCAGCGTCTTGATCGCGGTGTCGGGCACCTTGTCGTCCCAGATCGCCCGCGCCAGCACGTCGATGGGCACCGCATCGCCGGCCCGGCTCACCAGGACCGCCAGCAGTACCCGTGCCTTCCTGCCGCGCAGCGGGAGCACGCCCGATTCGTCGGAGACGCGCAGCGGCCCCAGAGTCTCGAATCTCACCGCGGTGCCTCGCCTTCGATCTCACCCCGCCGTATCGGCGGGGCGACATATGTGCGGCAAGTATGCCGGACGCCGAGCGTCACCAAATCACTACCAAATCGGATCCGGAGAGCATGGGCCACCTCATCAACCATCGAGAAACGGACGAGGCGATGTCCCTACCAGACGGATCGAAGGGTCCGGTCGACATGCGGACCGACAACGTGTTCGCGTTGGCCGAGGCGTTGCGTGCCGACGCGGAGCGTTTCCGCACCGACGCCAACCGGATCATGCGGGAGATCCAGGGCGAGGAGGGCGGAAGTCGTTACTACGGCGCCGATCCCCGTAACGTACCCGCCGCGCAGACCATGAACCGGCACGACGAGGTCCGCAGGGCGGCCGAGAAGCTGGTGGCCGACGTGGCCGCCGGGTTCACGGGCATGAGCCGCTCCACCCGCGCGGTGATCCACGCGTTCAGGAACCAGGACGGCCTGAACGCCGCGAAGGTCCGGCGGGTGCGCGACGTGCTGCGGCTGCCCCGTGAACACGGCGAAGGCCCGGTCTAGGAGGCGTCATGGGTGAATTCGACGCGTACGACATCGACGAGCTCGCCGAGATGGTGAGTAGGGACCGTCCCGGCGGGCTCTTCGATCAGGCCGCCGGATGGCGGAAGCTGCACCGGTTGCTGGACGGGTACGCGACCCGGCTGAGCGAGCGGCTGGACCAGGCCCGGCCGTCCTGGGCGGGTGCCGCCGCCGATGTCTACTTCGCCGAGTTGAGGGCGCGGCACGACGAACTGCGGTGGGCGTCCGACACGGCCGACTTCAACGCCAGCGCCTGGGACCGGATCGCGAGCAACGCCGCCAGGTCGCAGGGCGAGGTCCTGCGGATCCAGCAGGAGTGGCGCGACGTGGATGGCTCCGAGCCCACCGACGGCACGGAGTCCCGGCTTCGGGAGGAGCGGCGCCGGTCCTACGACGAGGCGGCGCGTGCCGTCATGGACGAGGTGTCCGGCGACAACGACCTGAGCCGCGCGGCCATGGCGGACCATCACCAGTTCACGCCGATGCCGGGCGTCGACCTGCCCGAGGACCACCCCGTCGAGCCCAGGGACCCCGGCGAGCCCCGGGGCCCGGTGAACCCGCGGGACCCGCGGGACCCGGTGAACCCGCCGTCTGGACGCGGACCCGAGCTACAGGGCCCCGGCGGCGCGCCACCCGCGCCCCAGCCAGCTTCGGTGCTGCCACCCGATCCGGGCCCGGCACCCGGCCCTCGGCCGGTCCCGGTTCCCACACCGACCCCGGTGCCGGGACCTCGACCCACACCCGTTCCCCGTCCGGGGCCGGGTTCTGGTCCGGGCCCGAAGCCGACGCCCGCGCCCCGGCCCGGCCTCGGGCCGCGTCCGACGCCGACCCCGGCACCCCGACCGGGTGTGACGCCCCGACCGGTACCGGGCACCCGGCCGACCCCTCGGCCGCCGGGCCCCACGGTGCGTCCGGTGATCGGCTCCCGCCCCGGCACCAACGTTCCCGGACCGGGCACCCGGGTCCCGGGTTCGCTGACCCGTCCGGTGATCGGCTCCCGCCCGGCCGTGGGCGGCACCGAAGCCCCCAAGGCCCTGATCGGCAAGGACGGCGTGGCCGGTCGCCGCGGCACCGGCGCCACCCCCGGCGTCCGTTCGTCCACATCGCACTTCGGCGGCGGCGGACTCAACCGTCCGGTCGTGGGCTCCTCGCGAGCCAAGCCCGCCAGCGGCGCCGCGCCGGGCCCCGGTGGCCGCGTCGGACGGCGGCGCGGCGATGACGAGACGAACCACGGTGACGGACCGCTGGGCGAGTTCTGGACTCCCGGACGCACGGTGCCGTCGGTGATCACCAGCCGCCCGACCGTCGAGCACGATCCGGGGCCGGTCTCACAACTGGGCCGCCGCAGGCCCCGGGCCGAGACGACGCCCGACGAGGAGACGCTGTGGAGCCCACCGATGTCCCACCAGGAAGGTTTATCCAGAAAGGACGCAGAACGATGGATCTGACATTGGAGCGGCTGAACGTCATGGCGACGTCTCCCGACAAATCCGTCCAGGCGCGGATGTCGAACGCCGCGGGTCTTCAGGTCAAGCTGGAGCCCGGCACCGTCGACAGGCACACCGAACGTTCGCTGGGCACCCAGCTCACCGCCGCCGTCAACGGAGCGATCACCGGTTACCGGAAGGGAGCGGCCAAGGCGTTCGGCGTGTTGCGCGCGCAGTGGGGCATGCCGAGCCGGTCGGACGCCGACCCCGAACTCCAGGACGAACCCCAGACCGTGACGACATCCGGCGCCGGGAACGTCTCGGTGCGCATGCGCGGGGAGACCGTGACCGCGGTCGGCCTGCACCCCGGCACGCTGCGGCGGATCTCCGAACCCGAGCTCCTCGACGAGTTGCGGGACGCGTTGTTGTCCGCCATGACCCGTCACGCCGAGCTGATCACGGCCAAGTCCCGAACCACCGCAACAGCGACCCCCCGTCCACTGGAAAGGACAGCCTCATGGCGGACGACATCGAAGTAGTGCTCACGAACCTGAACCGCATCGCCCGCAACGAGCTGCCCCCGATAATCACGAACACCTCCACCGCGTCCCAGGAGATCAAGTCCGGTCTCGAGGGCATCGAGCCCGCGTTCGACGGAGACGTCTTCGGGCCCACCCTCGAAGCGTTCCAGTCCACGGTGACCAGCGTCTGCGCTGAGCTGGACAAGGCGAACGAACGTGTCAAGGACACCGTTCACGCGGTGATCGAGGTGCTGGGCGCCTACCGCGCCGTCGATGGAGCGAACGCGCGAAGCATCACGGCGACCACTTCCCCTGTCGGCGAATAACCATCACGGAGACCACCATGACCAATATGACCGGCGCCATTCACGAGGCCGTCGACGCGATCGGCACCGCCATCATCTATGCCGAGAGCAGGAAGGGCAGCTGGGTCTTCGAACAGCAGGAGTGGCTCGACTTCGTGCGCGAACTCTCGCCACTCATGCACCACCAGTATGGGCGCCTGGCGAACTGCGACCCGAGTCCGGCCAAGGCCGCCTCGAAACGCATCGAGTCGGGGAAGACCAGCCTGGCGAAAAACGCGAACCCGAACGGCAGCCTGGAGTCGCAGACCAAACGCATCAAGAAGTTGTGCGAGACCTGGAGGAGCGACGGTGGCTACGCGTTCCACAGCCACATCGGGAAGATGGAATTCGCGTTGCTGCACCAACAGGAGATGGCGGCGGTGCTGTCCAGCCTGATGGAGCTTCACTCGTCGCACGTCCTGGCGACCCAGGAAGACCTGCTCAACATCGCGAACCTGACCATCGACAGTCTGGAGAGGCACGGATACGACATCCAGCAGAAGGAGCGGCAGAAGCTGGGCGCGATCCTGGACACGCTGGTCTCCGTCGCCAGTGGCGGAATAGTGGGCAGTCTGGGTAGTGGAGCGGCCAAGGCCGTGGGCGAGGCCGTGTCGGGAATCAAGGGCTCCTCCGCGGTCAGCGCGGCGATGCAGCTGCCGACCGACGACACCATGCTGATCATCAAAACGATGAAGCGAAAGGTGGACCAGTTGATCGAGCAGACCACCGCTCAGCAGAGCCAGATTCGCGTCGCACTCACCTCGGTCTTCGAAGCCTATGTGGACAAACCCATCATGCTGCCGCCGGAGGTCGCCACCGGAACGCTCAGTGATCAGGACTGGAGGTACGCGACCCGTCGTTAGCGACGGGTTCGTACAGCGGTCCGGGGCGCCGGGGCATTCCTGAGCCGTATGGTGTAGCCACATGGCCGGTGGGCGACTATGCTACTGGCCGGTAACATGTGCGGCCTAGGTGAAGGAGCCAAAGCCATGGGCGTCGTTCAGATCGTCGCGACCCTGATCGCCGCGGTGGTGACCATCGTGGCCATCACCGTCTTCGCACGCACCGGCATGAGCATGGTCCGGATCATCAAGCTCGGCGCGCCCGACCCGACCCGTCGCAACAAGGGCGCGGTACGGCTGAAGACCATGCTGCGCGAGACCGTCGGCCACACCCGCATGCTGAAGTGGACACTGGTCG containing:
- a CDS encoding AfsR/SARP family transcriptional regulator, coding for MRFETLGPLRVSDESGVLPLRGRKARVLLAVLVSRAGDAVPIDVLARAIWDDKVPDTAIKTLRWHIHQLRRLLGDANRITYDDGGYRLRADPSEVDSFGFERLCADGFAAQRSRDPVIAARCFTEALKLWRGPAFGDLVDCGILRDEAARLDQLYLDATEQRHGVELDLGNHEEVLAELTELVERYPLRENLRAHLMVALYRCGRRSEALEMFRAGRELFAEQLGLDPAPRLRELEKAILNSDPALDPPSATRSGPAELPRDIATFTGREAEVSELTELLVTDSMTPLVISSINGGGGVGKSALAIHLGHLVRERFPDGQLYVNLQGATPNAEPLEPAEVLRRFLRSLGVGGDDGISEVAELANRLRTATNGKRMLFLLDDARDSGQVRPLLPSEPRCAVLITSRRTLSTLDGSVNRALDGLSDADAVTLLERLVGTDRVAAEPEAVRRLLGWCGGMPLALRICAARLVARPRWSVASLADELADETRRLSELEVDDLAIRSSFAVGYRQLCEDSASAARVFRLLGLHDGPDFTTRHVAALAELDEPDAERSLAELTATHLVEPAGPGRYRTHDLMRLFARERVTAEESAAERRASVERERRFYLGTVRNMLGVCEPGMRNRLGLVPEEFVRHGVRFEDAKSAYAWAMADTANLLAICRAAIGGGATDDPDFTATTVTVLGPVLVIRGSAGPMADLHELGIKARKWVTKPDLRFFISTGAAELMRVAGKHDEALRHLEVAMSISREQGWRVREGWILVGVGTMYWWMGELDQATDHLDRAVAIAAETGDRALEGSATSHLGHVHAESGRHDAAIEAMRKVLAFAQDSGRPRGRVEGMISLGRVYQLADRPTEARDCYERATAMLDETGLAGTRYEAEALWGLADAGHALGETELTRERWDRAAKLLFDLKLIDAGERDHIISVPEPDRPKAIRY